A window of Elephas maximus indicus isolate mEleMax1 chromosome X, mEleMax1 primary haplotype, whole genome shotgun sequence genomic DNA:
CACGTGGAAGGACAGGGAATGTCCCTCTTTATGCTGGGACCCCACATTGATATTTGAGTCCTTTCACCTAAAGGTTTTGTGATGGGAAATATCTTGTACCAACAGTGCAGCTTGCAGATAATTTGGTTGGTACTGTTTTCCTGCTTGgttctttttaaatattccctTTTTAATGAATTGTAAATTTCACTCATTCTATAGGTCAAAATCCTCCTAAAAAGCAAGCCGGTTCAAAATTCCATGCGAGACCTCGTTTTGAGCCTGTACATTTTGTAGCTAGTAGTTCAAAAGATGAAAGACAGGAAGATCCTTGTGGCCCTCAAACAAAAGAGGTAAATGAACAAACACATTTTGCCAGCATGCCAAGAGACATCTACCAAGATTATACTCAAGACTCTTTCAGTATACAAGATGGGAATTCTCAGTATTGTGATTCGTCAGGATTTATTTTCACAAAAGACCAGCCTGTAACAGCCAACATGTGTTTTGACAGTGGAAACCCTGCTCCAAGCAGCACATCACAGCAGGCTAACTCTCAGTCAGCTCCCGAGCCTTCACCATCACAGACATTTCCTGACTCAGTGGTAGCCGAGAAGCAGTATTTTATTGAAAAGTTAACTGCGACTATCTGGAAGAACCTTTCTAATCCAGAGATGACTTCTGGATCTGATAAAATTAATTATACATATATGTTAACTCGTTGTATTCAGGCCTGTAAGACAAATCCTGAGTATATATACACCCCTCTAAAAGAAATCCCTCCTGCCGACATCCcgaaaaataaaaaacttctaATAGATGGTTACGCTTGTGAAGTTAGGTGCCAAAATATCTACTTAACTACAGGTTATGCTGGAAGCAAAAATGGATCCAGGGATCGAGCTACTGAACTAGCTATAAAACTCTTGCAGAAACGCATTGAAGTTAGAGTTGTCCGACGGAAATTCAAGCACACAATTGGAGAGGACCTTGTGGTGTGTCAGATTGGCATGCCTTCTTATGACTTTCCTCCAGCTCTGAAACCACCAGAAGAGCTGGTGGTGCTGGCTAAAGATGCTTCTGGGCAGCCGATATTTAATGCTTCTGCCAAACACTGGACCAATTTTGTCCTAACGGAAAATGCAAACGATGCAATTGGCATCCTTAACAATTCTGCCTCGTACAACAAGATGTCAGTTGAATACAAATATGAGATGATGCCAAATCGCACATGGCGTTGTCAGGTGTTTTTGCAAGATCACTGCTTAGCCGAAGGTTATGgaaccaaaaaaacaagcaagcaTGCAGCTGCTGATGAGGCTTTGAAGATTCTTCAAAAAACTCAACCCACTTACCCATCTGTCAAAAGTTCACAATGCCAAACAGGCTCTTCACCCAGGGGATCTGGGAAGAAGAAAGACATAAAGGATCTCGTGGTTTATGAGAATTCTTCAAATCCTGTGTGCACACTGAACGACACAGCTCAGTTTAACCGGATGACAGTTGAATACGTCTATGAGAGAATGACAGGCCTCCGGTGGAAATGCAAGGTGATTCTAGAGAGTGAAGTAATTGCCGAAGCAGTTGGGGTGAAGAAAACTGTCAAGTATGAAGCTGCTGGGGAAGCTGTGAAAACCCTCAAAAAGACCCAGCCGACTGTCATTAACAACTTGAAGAAAGGAGCTGTTGAAGATGTGATTTCCAGAAATGAAATTCAGGGCCGCTCAGCAGAGGAGGCTTACAAACAACAAATCAAAGAAGATAACATTGGAAATCAGCTGCTGAGGAAGATGGGTTGGACGGGGGGTGGGCTAGGTAAATCTGGAGAGGGCATCCGGGAGCCGATCTCTGTCAAAGAACAGCATAAGCGAGAAGGGCTCGGTCTTGATGTAGAGAGAGTAAATAAAATTGCCAAGCGAGATATTGAACAGATCATCAGAAATTACGCCCGCTCCGAGAGCCACTCAGATTTGACTTTCTCTACGGAGCTGACTAATGATGAGCGGAAGCAAATACACCAGATTGCCCAGAAATACGGCCTGAAGAGTAAGTCTCACGGGGTGGGCCACGATAGGTACCTGGTGGTAGGTAGAAAAAGGCGGAAGGAAGACCTACTCGATCAGCTCAAACAGGAAGGCCAAGTGGGGCATTATGAACTTGTAATGCCTCAAGCAAATTGAGCTCTTACTAATTGATTTTGTAAATGCCTAATGAGGCAGATTTATTAATTAAACTGAAGAGATATGTTTTCTGGTTGCAGAGTATATTCCTTCTTAAGATGTTTCACTTTGTTCATTTCATATAGTGCTTTATTGGATATCGGAACCTGGAGAATTCTGTCCGCTTGTATTAGCTTAATCCAGAAGATGATACTGTGCAGTTACTGTTTGTGTCTTTGATATTGCTGTGGCCCTTGAATTTTAGCAGTTTGTACAAGCAAGACCCCATATCCAAATGGAATTTTACTCTGAGAAAGAAGTTCTCATTTTAAAGGGCATAGCACAGCAATCTGCAAACCATATGTAAAGTTGCTATTGACTACAGTAAAACTATAGTCTTACTGCCAGAACTGTGGAAGATGTCAGATCATTTTGTATTATCTGTTTTCATCTTTGTGTGAAGCTAGCTGTAGAATGTTTAACAGTAAATTGTGCTGTACATGTAAATGTCCTTACCAACTAAATGATGTAAAACTTTCTTAAAGTAATTTTagtgttcatttatttataaCTTCTGCCATATGATTTCCAGAATATCGGGAGTGATTTACTGTATCTTGTGATATATGGGTTTTAACAAATTCTAGTCTTCATGCTGAGAGAGCACTTCTTGAGAGAGCAATTGAAAGGATTCAAAAACGGTTTGATTCAGTCCGAAGAAAGGAAGCTTGAACTGTTTGTTCTTGGTGCCTTGCAGAGAGACTCGCAGCAAGTCTCCATTGTAGCTTTCCCAGGGTTTGGCTGTGCAGCACGTCCAAAGCGACCCAACCACAGCTGTGGTAGAGCTTGGTGGAAAAGACTGAAGGGGACATTGGTGCTTTGATGAAAAGGTCAGTTGGCTGGTCCCTCTCTCAAAAAGCTTATTAAGCCTCAAAAGCCAACTTTGTAACATATTTAAAACTGCTATTTTCGCTTATTTCTGGaatgtaaaaaaaatgtataaaaagaattagTGTATGCTTCCAGAATAAAAGGAGCCCGAGTTGATCAAAATGGTGGTGTGCTTATTTCTAGGCAGCAACCTAGTAAGGACACTTTGGGTCTTTGGAGAAGGGAAGTAGTGCTTGCACAAAATATTTCAACACCAGAACACACGTGGATGAACATGACTTAGCAGACAGGAACAACTAGTCAGTCACTCATTACAGGTTTCCTATGGACCGACATGCTGGCTACAGTCAAATCTTAGGCTGTTCACTCCTacatgattttgtttttgtattgcaGATAAATCAAGTATAACTTTACCTGTAACAGCACAGATGAATATTGACAGTTAACCATCTCCAGTGGGATGCTGTTCAGAACGGTGTCTAAAACATTGAGCACCACGCTTGACAAGTGATTGGTCACAATAAAgagtaattttcttttcctctccttatttatacttaaaatttatatattaaCATTAATATTTAATTTGTAAACATTGTAGCTAAGTCAGTATTTTTTCAACGTAAGGGATTAACTTCACATCTGGATGTCTGTAACTGGTAGTCACCTACAGTGACTAACCATGTATGCTATTTGCTTTCCACTGCCTCATTCTCCACGGTGTGTGGCCTTTTGTTAGGAAGAGACACGAAGTATGCATTTCATTTTGGTCAACTTAATATTTCCATAATGACATAGGGAACTAAGCTGAAGTCTTAATAAATTTTACAGGagttaagttttttttcttttaacctacAAGGTTCATGCCAACCTTGAGAACCTACAGTTCAATTAGTGAATGAAAACAGCTTAGTCTTCAATTCTCTGAGTAAGGGTGGCTTTAGGGATTAAGGGACATGAAACCttcagtcatttttttctttgtatgtctttcctctccaaaatgattttttttggcAGGATGGAGTAAGGAAATTTATATATAATTCTGGTTTGGTTAGATGAGTCCAACAGAATATTAATGAAGTTATAGTTAAGAAGGTTCTCAAATAACTGTGCCAAGTATATACAGATTTGGTTCCTGGGTTCAAGGGGTCGAGTTTCTTAACTTCTTAAGGTCAGCTTTGGGACCGGTGCAGAGTTAGGGTGAAGTCACGGAACTCTGCTTGGGAATAAATATGTTGAGAAATGGGGTTGACGAGAATCAGCTGCTAACAACCTTGCTGTTACATTTTGCCCCCTTACCATTGGTTCCTGTATTTTCTCTCTGCAATAGCAGTCATTTTTAACCCAGTAACCTTGCTATAAAACCTAGAGGTAAATGAGCAGTTTCAAGTTTTAATTACTTAAATACATTGTAATACTGAGGAACTAGCTCTGCTTTCAGTTAAATATAGCATTAAGTCTCAGAGATCTACTTTTCAGATTTCTTACCTCTCCTTTGATTGCAAAATGAATGGAAATCTCATCCATTCTGTTGGGATTCTTTTTTTAGTAGTGTTACGATGCACTGACTTCAGTAACCCCTGGAGCTGGAGATGGGTCCTAAATAAAGGACTCTAATTACAACTTTGGTTCTTCATCAAACCCCCTTCCTCACATCAGCAGGTGTGGAATTGAGGGCTCAAGTTCAAATCTGCCTGCTATTTGAAAAGGGACCTCTCAAATCGATTTTAATTAACTTTGTTATAATTACATGCAGGCAGCCTGTGGTGTttgtaaaaaaataaaggcaaattaGCATTAAATGTTCAAATGGATGGTTTGTGGTGTCTTTGACCATGGGTATGATGCTTTTGAGATGTCAGCTTGTTGGGTCTCTGTTGTAAGGTTTTAAAAGGATTAGCCTGTGAAATTGCTTGGGAATAGTATTTCTTAGGAggtatataaaagaaaaaggtaTTATTAAATCTGTCCACTCCCAATCtcacctttaattttttttgtatgattaACAATGTCAAAATATTTAGGATACCTGgccaccccaaaaccaaacccagtgccgtcgagttgattccgactcatagcgagcctataggacagagtaggactgcccgatagtttccaaggaacgcctggcagatttgaactgccaaactcttggttagcagcagtagcacttaaccactacgccaccagagtttcctacccGGCCACAGCAGGGTGAAAAAATGAATGTAAAACGAATCCACCAAATAAGGACCCAGTTGATGTGGTTCTGCTTTGAAGCAAACATGGAATTGACCAAAAGGTATTTTCTCCTAGGTGCAACAAACCATGAACGTGTATTCTGTATAGACTGACGCCCCCCCATTGAGGTTTAAGTACCAAGTCTTAAAGGAAGAGTGGGGTACATGCACCAATAAGGATTTAGTTTAATTTCATTTAGCCCCTTAAACAAGTACCAAGAGAACCTGTGATAGTATTCACAAAGTCACTGTTAAGATGAGAAGGGCTGTTCCTCAGAAGGAAGTTTTGTTTGAACGAGGTGATTAAGGATACCTGTATATACTCCCAACCTTTACATAGGCTTTAAAACACATTTTGTAATAGTTTGGTACTGTTTGCTTTTAAGCTAGGGCTTTTAAAGAGGTGGGATGTCAGGATCAAGTTAAATCTTGGTATCTCAAGGCTCTGGCAAATATCCAAGTTTATCCCCCCCATCACAATTGTATTCCCTTGATTAACCATAATATATACTAAAGTGTTTAAAAGTTTTATATTCTGTTAAAAGGTTTAAAAGGAAGTGTTAACACTTACgactgaacagaaaaaaaaaggttctctccattgtattctcttttctactccCAGAatcaacatttttcttttattataatgCTTAAGGGGGGAAATAAGTATTATACCTTGACTACAAAATTTTACGGTTATTTTTATTTACAAGTTTtgaaaaatgtacattttttacATGGGTTACTTGTGCAAAGTTAGATTTAGAAGTGATAAATGCACAAAAGGTGACAATGGAACGTTAGACAAAACATTTACAAGCCTTGTCCCACACTGCTACTTAAAGGAACTGTATATCTGATAgtcaaagaaaaattacagaatgctaaaagggaaaaaaactaaAGCATGCAGCAGTAACTCAGGTTTTGAGTGGGAAATAGTTTGCCAAGGATATGCTCCCTTCCTTGGAGTAAATCAAACTGAAAAAAGATGGAGGGTTTATTTATCTAGGACAGTACTGCTCCTTTAAAAAGGTTAAAGGATCTCCAGCTTTCCCTAGCTGAAAAACTAATGATTGTTCCCGTTCCTCGCTCCCACACCTCTTTACAAAGCAAAAACCCAGAAGACTTCAGTATTCGGAAGCTTATCATGGGTAGTCCAGTCAATCCTCACAAGGAGAGGATGTGTCAGTTACTACAATTGCTGCACTCCTTTGGCTGAGTCCTTTAGCATTCTCCTTCCTACCATCAAACTCATAGTAGTTGGATTTTAGTATTAGGATCTTTAGGCTCCAGTGCTCTTTTAAAATGGGTTTATATGgatttgtttccatattttttgtaGGCCATATTCCAAACACATGCACTTCTAAATCCAACATAAGTGAAGGACCAGCCAGGATGAAACACTTCAGCAATCATTTTGTTAAAAACAACATCCTGGTTGTCAACCTATGCATAAGCACCACTTGTATAACGATTCACTTTAAAAGCTTAGTGTAAAGTACAGTAACACAACACTGCCCTAAGACTGGAGATGAAATACTACAGAAAAGGAATGAAGCATTTGTGAGTTTTGCAAGTAACCCAGGTACAGTACATTTGAATTCATAGAGGGTGTTTTCTGATGTTCAAGGAGAGGGTAGAAAGGATAGGAAAAGCTTAGCAAGGGACGACAGAAACAGCACAAcagctatttttcttttaataaagtaAATGTAATGACAGTGAGGCATAGGAACATGACGAACATATATTTTCCTTATGACCATCTTCTTCTTTTGCTGCACCTGGGTCAACAATCACGCCAGCTCTGTTCTACTATTGCAGAAACACGCTTTTCATATTCCCGCTTGTTCTCCTGGTACAGCTGAGCGGCCTGGCTGTTTGCTGGACTATTGGGATTGGGTTCATCCAATAGAGACTATAgagacaattttttaaatgtcagttcCTCAGTGCAAAAAATAAATCCGGAACAAACACAGCTATTTTATAAGGTAGTGATACTCGGCGGATGGCCCTAAGTGACAGCTGGGTTTGCTctctttatcataaaaaaaaaaaaaaaatctttatcatAGGGTTACATTAATCTGCCAGGAGCTAGGCAAATGTATATAGTCTGTTTTCTGGTGACATGGATCCTAATGACCTATAAAGTAAAAAAGCTttggccaaaagaaaaaaacgtcTATTAAGTTAGACTTTTAAAAACAGTTGCTAATATAAACACATCAAGGGGCACGGTCACGTTAAAGAAAATTCACCTGTATGGATGTTAAAATGGAAGACACATCATAGGTTGGACTCCAACGGTTTTGAAGTATGTCCAGACATATACTACCATCTGCATAGACTAAGAGAATGGAAGTAGGTACATTAAACATGACAAAACCATTAAGGTTTTAACATAGTTAAGGTAAATATAGGCAGTAATACTTTGCTTTTGAGGTTTAACAAGATGCCTGAGCTACCTCCCAATTAGTTTCTTAAAAAGATGAGTCATAGTCATTACTAGTCAAATAATCAGAATGATCAGAGAATGTCAAATGTGATCAGTATAAAACTGGAAGGTACTTAGTGCTCCTTCTGAGAAGACTGATTGCCCTATTATCCAGGAAATGATACATATTTTCTAACAGGGTCTCTAGCCATCCATAGATCTGTGGGAAATTCATTCCACCAAATTTAGAAGCTATATTTCCTATCACACAACACCCAAAGGATAGCTCAGAGTTCACGAAACTTCATTTTAGcataaagataaaaatatctGATACCCTGGAAAATACTAACCTGAACTGAAGGCAAGCTTTTCTAGGCTTACTACTAGACAAAAAGCAAAATGATAAGTTAGAACCACCTGTAGCATTTTTCTAGTGTCCTGCATACGTGGCCCTCCACCACAGAATCTGATGTTCAGTAGGTCTGAAGTGGGGCCAGCTCACCTGCATTTATAAAATGTGCCCTGGCAATTCTGATATGCACCCGGAGTTGAAAACCTGTTCTAAATGCTAGTGAAAAGAACCACCACACAAGACTACCCCAGCCTGGTCTAACATGAACAGCAAACCTCAAGAGCATCCTTGGTTTAGTTTAATAAGCAAACGATAATCAAAACCAGGAGGCTCTCAGACTCCAAGCAAAAGGAAAGTACCTTCGCTACTTCAGTTCTAGGTCTAGAGATGCAGACAGCAAAAGGCCCCCATGAACAAGTTCAGCTTTCAGGAAACAGCAAGTTGCCTAAACAAATACTCAGGTACTACAGACAAATAGGAAATGTGGAATGCCTCCATAATAAACATTATAGTAGTTTAAAATACTGCATTAAAGGTGATACTTGCCATTTGGATGAAACATCTTAGAGACAAATCTAACTGTAGGTGGTTTATTCGGATATTCTTCAGTGAATTCTATTGTAAGCTTAAATGTTCCTGTAGTCAGAAAGGAAAGGTTTAAGAAAATGTATCTATCAGTACTTTGTTTTTAATGCTATGCAACTTTTTTAAAGTGTCAAACGAAATAATGTAGAGATGTAGGGTGGAGAGGAAAGAGAGACCAGTTGAGAAATACATCTCCAGGAATTGCTCTAAAAACAGGTATGTTAACAACCACCACCCAaacaaaggtgatttttttttcttttgccgtTATTCTCCCCCAAACTGAGAGATAGCCATCTTAAACATAAAACCGCCTGCAGGATAACTTTAGCCAAAGTGACAGTAAAACTGGAGCCAAAATTGGGCCTTCTTCCTTTAGAAGACTGAAAGACCTCAAAGGCCTATTTTAGTCAGCTGCCATCTTAAACTCTccaatggactaggaagaatgagagcacaaaggttaaaaaaaaaaaacaatgctaaaaataaaattcaacaatcaaattattttaaaaaaccataCGATTCCCTATCCCTAGGAGAGAAGGGGAATAGTTTTAAGTGTGTGCACTGGTTCCTTTTCATGTAATAGTGACTCTGTAATGAAAACTTAATTGATCATAAGCCAAAAAAACCTTCCCAGTTGCTCTCAAAAACCCTAAATGTGACTCACAAGGTACTTCACTATAAAATCAACTCAGTTATTCACACTAATGGAGGGAACTCATGacagaaataacaaaaaaaaaatcctacttggTTGAAATTGCAGTAATACCTCCAGCAAACTTTCTACTATTGaaatgaatttgtttttcttGAATATGTGTCAACCTAAGGTAGCAGGAGGCTCTAAAGCATAGTATCCTCTGAATATTTAGAAGTCTAAGCTTTAAATAACTGAAAATTTAAGCCTCACCATTGTGGACACAATCTGTACTGACTTTGTTCATCTTCCTGAggagat
This region includes:
- the NKRF gene encoding NF-kappa-B-repressing factor, with amino-acid sequence MAGGRLLLGGDFLSPPPLPPLPPPPLPPLPPPPPEPVLEQWRYSHESDWQWALRRSFICRHLHSYPGAALDQLLALSAAWTNHVFLGCRYSPRLMEKILQMAEGIDIGEMPSYDLMLSKSSKGQKRHLSTCDGQNPPKKQAGSKFHARPRFEPVHFVASSSKDERQEDPCGPQTKEVNEQTHFASMPRDIYQDYTQDSFSIQDGNSQYCDSSGFIFTKDQPVTANMCFDSGNPAPSSTSQQANSQSAPEPSPSQTFPDSVVAEKQYFIEKLTATIWKNLSNPEMTSGSDKINYTYMLTRCIQACKTNPEYIYTPLKEIPPADIPKNKKLLIDGYACEVRCQNIYLTTGYAGSKNGSRDRATELAIKLLQKRIEVRVVRRKFKHTIGEDLVVCQIGMPSYDFPPALKPPEELVVLAKDASGQPIFNASAKHWTNFVLTENANDAIGILNNSASYNKMSVEYKYEMMPNRTWRCQVFLQDHCLAEGYGTKKTSKHAAADEALKILQKTQPTYPSVKSSQCQTGSSPRGSGKKKDIKDLVVYENSSNPVCTLNDTAQFNRMTVEYVYERMTGLRWKCKVILESEVIAEAVGVKKTVKYEAAGEAVKTLKKTQPTVINNLKKGAVEDVISRNEIQGRSAEEAYKQQIKEDNIGNQLLRKMGWTGGGLGKSGEGIREPISVKEQHKREGLGLDVERVNKIAKRDIEQIIRNYARSESHSDLTFSTELTNDERKQIHQIAQKYGLKSKSHGVGHDRYLVVGRKRRKEDLLDQLKQEGQVGHYELVMPQAN
- the UBE2A gene encoding ubiquitin-conjugating enzyme E2 A isoform X1; its protein translation is MSTPARRRLMRDFKRLQEDPPAGVSGAPSENNIMVWNAVIFGPEGTPFEDGTFKLTIEFTEEYPNKPPTVRFVSKMFHPNVYADGSICLDILQNRWSPTYDVSSILTSIQSLLDEPNPNSPANSQAAQLYQENKREYEKRVSAIVEQSWRDC
- the UBE2A gene encoding ubiquitin-conjugating enzyme E2 A isoform X2, producing the protein MSTPARRRLMRDFKRLQEDPPAGVSGAPSENNIMVWNAVIFGPEGTPFEDVYADGSICLDILQNRWSPTYDVSSILTSIQSLLDEPNPNSPANSQAAQLYQENKREYEKRVSAIVEQSWRDC